A region of the Legionella sp. PATHC035 genome:
GCTTTGAGAAATGCGAAATCACTTTTTATTTTTGACCAGTCACTTATGGATACCCACAAGTTTATCCTTGATTCACGTCTGTGTCTCATACCCGGAGAATTTCTTAAAAAACACACACGCCATGGTTTGGGAAGAAATCGTACCCTCATTGAAGATTCGTCCATGCATTCTAAATTTGAAAGCATCATGCAATTACGTGCAATGGACGATAAAATTCTCCAATATGTAAGTCACGTTATATGGCAACATCAGCAGCAAGCAGCTCGAATTAAACGACAATTTAAAAAACCATTGAGTACTGAAAAACAAAGCCAATTAACTTCGGAGTTAAGCGATCTCATGCTTTTAGAAAAAGATGCAGAAACCTTACGTACTCGGTTAATCGAACGTCTCGCAGCAATTGATGATATTTTACCGCAATCGACAGGTGATATTGACTTGCCGATGGTAAGAAGTGCTTTGATTTTTGAAAAACTAATACACAATCCTATATTGTATAGTGACGATGGACGCCCTTTTAAAAACCCTTGGACTTACAGACAACCAAATAAACTAAAAAAAATAGATGATCTGGGTAATGACATAGTACAACTCACCTTTAGCGACAAAGTCTCTTCAGTCATGGTGGATTTTATTAAACGACGTGGTGGAGGCGACTCCATAACTATCACCACACCCAAAACAATCACCCTGAGTAAGGCCCAATTGATTGAATTAAGAGAAGACATACTCCATCCTGAGCATCGATTAGTCTTAGATCCAGCCATCAACTATTTGGATCCACTCGACTTGGAAGCAATTAAAGAAGCATATAATGCAGGAAATCGAACTTACATTATGCACACGATTACCCGTTATCGTGAGCAAATGCATCATGATAAGGTCTCTGTTGATGAACAATTGAAATGTATTGTTGAAACTGAAGAACAATTGAAACAATTCATTATGAGCGCTCATGATAGAGGCTTTGGCATGCATGTTTTCAAAAAATTCTATTTTGATGCACAGCAACAATTACAGAGGTTAATACCCCCTTTAAAAGTTCCAGTGACGTTAAATCATGCATTTGCTGCTGCTTTAAAACTGGATAGAGTATCCGAATTTAATGCAGTCGTAGTACAGGCAATAAAACAAGATAAAATCACGGATCAACACTTTATAAGTTTTCTTGATGAATGCATACAAAAAGCAAATGCAGCAACAAATTATACCCAAGCACAGCGAGAAAGTTCCCAACTCTCCGATAAAGCTAAAGAAGTGATCTGTCAATTAGAGGTGTTTACAATACCCTTTTTTAGCCCGCTTCTCACATCATCATGCATGCAACAAGATGAATTGAAGCAGCATGAATTCATCATTGAAACAAAGCAGGAGAAGGAAGAGGAGGTGTGGACATTAAAATCATCACCGAATTCATTGTCATCAGACGCGGCACATGAGGAACATTTAAAAATGTTATGCAATTAATAATTTATTTGCACATACTGAATGAAGTTAATGGAGCAATTATGCCTATACATGAGAGACGTCAACATTTTCGAGTAGAAGATCATATCTATTTTAACTACCGAGTTATGGAGCCAGGGGAACTGTGTCCTGATCGCGCAGTTGTGGATCAACTTTTAGGCAAGAATGGGCAACGCTATCTTGAGGCGGCACATTATTTTCAAGAGATTGATTATGAATTAGCTGAACTAACCCAAGTTATTGCCCTTAAAGAACCTACAATCGCCCACTACCTTAATCTACTCAATGCAAAAATAGATTACTTATCACGACAAATGCTTATGACCAATACAATTCAGCTACGTAAGGTCAATATTAGCCTAGGGGGAATGGCATTTAAGACACCTGAGCTCATTAAGGAAAAAACACTATTAAAATTGGTCATCTATACCAAACCCAAAATGATACCTGTCATTGTTGAAGGCACTGTGGTTTATAGCCAATATCAAAGCGAACATAACTACCGAACCGCAGTATCGTTTAATGGATTAACCAATGAGCAGGAACAAATTCTTTCTCAACATATTTTATTGGCACAGGCGAAACATCGTTCGGACTAAAAAATAATTTAATCATTTTAAGTACAAAATTGCCAAATAACACGTACACTATACTGCGTTTATGTGTTGGAAATAAGAGGCAAACATGACCAGAATAGTATATTGCTGTAAATTAAAACAAGAAGCTGAAGGCCTATTAAACCCCCCCTTCCCCGGTACATTAGGTGAACGGGTTTATAATGAAGTATCAAAACAAGCCTGGAATATGTGGTTAACCCACCAAACCATGCTCATCAATGAATACCGCCTGAATTTAATGGAAGCTAAAGCACGCGAGTTTTTAAAAGAAGAAATGCAAAAATATTTTTTTGGTGAAGGTTCTGAAAAACCTGCTGGTTACACCCCTAAATAAATTTGGGGTCCCGGTTGCAAAACTTCATGCTAGGCGAAGGATAACCCTACTTTAGGGCATTATTAAACCCTTATGGCACTCGGGATGCGAATAAAGAACGTGAATTTTTTTCTTGCTTTTAAAATCGGCAACACGCTTGCACTGAGTCGCCACTGTCGGGAAAGTGTATTTCAAGACAGTGGCTCGATTTGCTCATTAAGTTAAAATTAATAACCTCAATCTCCTTCCGAAATCGTCTATTTTCCTGTTCATCCCAAGATATTGATATAAACTCAACACATTAGAAAAATCAAATTCCAATTAGGTTAATTTAAGGTCAAAAAGAGAAAATTAAATACCTAAAATTCAATCATTTAGTCAAAAAAAACACTATGATTATAAAAAAATCATAAAAGGATGATTCAAAAATTA
Encoded here:
- a CDS encoding oxidative damage protection protein, whose product is MTRIVYCCKLKQEAEGLLNPPFPGTLGERVYNEVSKQAWNMWLTHQTMLINEYRLNLMEAKAREFLKEEMQKYFFGEGSEKPAGYTPK
- a CDS encoding PilZ domain-containing protein, which codes for MPIHERRQHFRVEDHIYFNYRVMEPGELCPDRAVVDQLLGKNGQRYLEAAHYFQEIDYELAELTQVIALKEPTIAHYLNLLNAKIDYLSRQMLMTNTIQLRKVNISLGGMAFKTPELIKEKTLLKLVIYTKPKMIPVIVEGTVVYSQYQSEHNYRTAVSFNGLTNEQEQILSQHILLAQAKHRSD